A stretch of Dietzia lutea DNA encodes these proteins:
- a CDS encoding acyl-CoA dehydrogenase, which yields MSIATTPDQTEIQSSIKAWAKSADPVATVRAQEEDPEAWKAVWPRLAELGLFGVAIAEEHGGAGAEIVDLACMLETAAAHMAPGPVLSTAVAGVLVSRAGGPVAQALGETLAEGGLPVGVCLGIGTATLDGSGEVTGDPGIAYGGTPDGGLLLPVEVAGATRWALLEAGTAGVTVTPSTPYDISASIGRVRLEGVTIPADRILEGVTTEHVHQLFVTLAAAEAAGVADYTLATAVDYAKIREQFGRTIGSFQSIKHLAADMLCRTEQVRALAWDAAVAAEDLTASDSELPVAAAVAGALAFDNAVRNSQDCIQILGGIGFTFEHEAHFYMRRASALRQIIGGSARWRRSLAELTLAGKRRHLDIDLSEIDGLDAKREELRALVAKVAAVEGDERKQALADTGLFMPHLPEPWGLGAGPAEQLLIDEELEAAGVTRHDITIGGWAVPTILQAAPEHAEKLVRDTMAGKIRWCQLFSEPGAGSDLAALRTTAEKVDGGWKLNGQKVWTSLAREADWAMCLARTDKDAPKHKGITYFLVDMRSEGIRTRPLREITGEALFNEVYLEDLFVPDEFQIGTVNDGWKIARTTLANERVAMGGGSSLGDAAEEIIGLINAAGVAEDALVLDEFGKHVADGVVGNLLDLRTALRSLAGSGPGAESSVRKIVGVRHRQDIAEFGLTLTGTGGVEFTEQGRKFLMVRCLSIAGGTEQVLLNVVGERILGLPRD from the coding sequence GTGAGTATCGCCACCACACCGGACCAGACCGAGATCCAGAGTTCGATCAAGGCCTGGGCGAAGTCCGCCGATCCCGTGGCTACGGTACGCGCCCAGGAGGAGGATCCGGAAGCCTGGAAGGCGGTGTGGCCCCGACTCGCCGAGCTGGGGCTGTTCGGTGTCGCGATCGCCGAGGAGCACGGCGGCGCCGGCGCCGAGATCGTCGACCTGGCCTGCATGCTCGAGACCGCCGCCGCCCACATGGCGCCTGGGCCGGTCCTGTCCACCGCCGTGGCCGGGGTGTTGGTCTCCCGCGCGGGCGGGCCCGTGGCGCAGGCGCTGGGGGAGACCCTCGCCGAGGGCGGCCTCCCGGTGGGCGTGTGCCTGGGCATCGGCACCGCGACGCTCGACGGCTCGGGCGAGGTCACGGGCGACCCCGGCATCGCCTACGGCGGCACCCCCGACGGAGGGCTGCTCCTGCCCGTCGAGGTCGCCGGCGCCACCCGCTGGGCGCTGCTCGAGGCGGGCACCGCGGGCGTCACCGTCACCCCGTCGACGCCTTACGACATCTCGGCCTCGATCGGCCGCGTGCGCCTGGAGGGCGTGACGATCCCGGCCGACCGGATCCTCGAGGGTGTCACCACCGAGCACGTCCACCAGCTGTTCGTCACGCTGGCCGCGGCGGAGGCGGCGGGCGTCGCCGACTACACGCTCGCCACGGCCGTGGACTACGCCAAGATCCGCGAGCAGTTCGGCCGCACCATCGGCTCGTTCCAGTCCATCAAGCACCTCGCTGCCGACATGCTCTGCCGCACCGAGCAGGTCCGGGCGCTGGCGTGGGACGCCGCCGTCGCGGCGGAGGACCTCACCGCCTCCGACTCCGAGCTGCCCGTCGCCGCCGCGGTCGCCGGGGCGCTGGCCTTCGACAACGCCGTGCGCAACTCCCAGGACTGCATCCAGATCCTCGGCGGCATCGGCTTCACCTTCGAGCACGAGGCCCACTTCTACATGCGGCGCGCGAGCGCGCTGCGCCAGATCATCGGCGGCTCCGCCCGCTGGCGGCGCAGCCTGGCCGAGCTCACCCTCGCCGGCAAGCGCCGTCACCTCGACATCGACCTGTCCGAGATCGACGGGCTGGACGCCAAGCGCGAGGAGCTCCGCGCCCTGGTGGCGAAGGTCGCCGCCGTGGAGGGCGACGAGCGCAAGCAGGCGCTGGCCGACACCGGCCTGTTCATGCCGCACCTGCCCGAGCCGTGGGGCCTGGGCGCGGGCCCGGCCGAGCAGCTGCTCATCGACGAGGAGCTCGAGGCCGCCGGCGTCACCCGCCACGACATCACGATCGGCGGCTGGGCGGTGCCGACCATCCTGCAGGCCGCCCCCGAGCACGCCGAGAAGCTGGTGCGTGACACCATGGCCGGGAAGATCAGGTGGTGCCAGCTGTTCTCCGAGCCCGGCGCCGGCTCCGACCTCGCCGCCCTGCGCACCACCGCCGAGAAGGTCGACGGCGGCTGGAAGCTCAACGGCCAGAAGGTGTGGACGTCGCTGGCCCGCGAGGCCGACTGGGCGATGTGCCTGGCCCGCACGGACAAGGACGCCCCCAAGCACAAGGGCATCACCTACTTCCTGGTGGACATGCGCTCGGAGGGCATCCGGACCCGGCCGCTGCGCGAGATCACCGGCGAGGCCCTGTTCAACGAGGTTTACCTCGAGGACCTGTTCGTGCCCGACGAGTTCCAGATCGGCACGGTGAACGACGGCTGGAAGATCGCCCGCACGACGCTGGCCAACGAGCGCGTGGCCATGGGCGGCGGCTCCTCCCTCGGTGACGCCGCCGAGGAGATCATCGGCCTCATCAACGCGGCCGGGGTCGCCGAAGACGCGCTGGTGCTGGACGAGTTCGGCAAGCACGTCGCCGACGGCGTCGTGGGCAACCTGCTGGACCTGCGCACCGCGCTGCGCAGCCTCGCCGGCTCCGGGCCGGGCGCCGAGTCGAGCGTCCGCAAGATCGTCGGCGTGCGCCACCGCCAGGACATCGCCGAGTTCGGCCTCACGCTCACCGGCACCGGCGGCGTCGAGTTCACCGAGCAGGGCCGCAAGTTCCTCATGGTCCGCTGCCTGTCGATCGCGGGCGGCACCGAGCAGGTGCTGCTCAACGTGGTCGGCGAGCGCATCCTCGGCCTGCCCCGCGACTGA
- a CDS encoding acyl-CoA dehydrogenase family protein has protein sequence MAPASGDADAADAEGAFIDLTAEQRALQAELREYFSTLISPEEAADIATTRHGDTYAEIIKRMGRDGWLGVGWPTEYGGKGFGHIEQQIFTNEATRADVPLPSVTLQTVGPTLQKYGTEKQKEEFLPGILDGTVHFAIGYSEPDAGTDLAALRTTARQDEATGDWIINGQKMWTTGGHHADYVWLAARTGTPDSRHRGLTIFIVDTTDPGFSFTPIITCDGAHHVNATYYSDVRVPADMVVGEVDGGWKMLTTQLNHERVMLAPSGRPGGYYDELAAWARRTGADGVRHLDRPEVRRGLAEIFAIVRLNELLNWQVSSTGDNPSMGDSAASKVFSTEKIQHVGRIVEELLGRFGDPTDPDTAALQRWFDMMNKRNVVITFGGGVNEVMRELVCMGGLGMPRTAR, from the coding sequence GTGGCCCCCGCCTCCGGCGACGCGGACGCCGCCGATGCCGAGGGCGCGTTCATCGACCTCACCGCCGAGCAGCGCGCGCTGCAGGCCGAGCTGCGCGAGTACTTCTCCACCCTCATCTCGCCGGAGGAGGCCGCCGACATCGCGACCACCCGCCACGGCGACACCTACGCGGAGATCATCAAGCGGATGGGCCGCGACGGCTGGTTGGGCGTGGGCTGGCCCACCGAGTACGGCGGCAAGGGCTTCGGCCACATCGAGCAGCAGATCTTCACCAACGAGGCCACCCGCGCCGACGTGCCGCTGCCCTCGGTGACGCTGCAGACCGTCGGCCCGACCCTGCAGAAGTACGGCACCGAGAAGCAGAAGGAAGAGTTCCTGCCGGGGATCCTCGACGGGACCGTCCACTTCGCGATCGGGTACTCCGAGCCCGACGCCGGCACCGACCTCGCCGCGCTGCGCACCACGGCGCGCCAGGACGAGGCGACCGGCGACTGGATCATCAACGGGCAGAAGATGTGGACGACCGGCGGCCACCACGCCGACTACGTCTGGCTCGCCGCCCGCACCGGCACCCCGGACTCCCGCCACCGCGGGCTGACGATCTTCATCGTGGACACCACCGATCCCGGCTTCTCGTTCACGCCGATCATCACCTGCGACGGTGCGCATCACGTCAACGCCACCTACTACTCCGACGTGCGCGTCCCGGCGGACATGGTCGTGGGCGAGGTCGACGGCGGCTGGAAGATGCTCACCACGCAGCTCAACCACGAACGCGTCATGCTCGCGCCGTCCGGTCGGCCGGGCGGGTACTACGACGAGCTCGCCGCCTGGGCCCGCCGCACCGGCGCCGACGGCGTCCGTCACCTGGACCGGCCCGAGGTGCGGCGCGGTCTCGCGGAGATCTTCGCGATCGTCCGGCTCAACGAGTTGCTCAACTGGCAGGTCTCCTCGACGGGCGACAACCCGTCGATGGGCGACTCCGCCGCGTCGAAGGTGTTCTCCACGGAGAAGATCCAGCACGTCGGCCGGATTGTCGAAGAGCTGCTCGGCCGCTTCGGCGACCCCACCGATCCCGACACGGCGGCGCTGCAGCGCTGGTTCGACATGATGAACAAGCGCAACGTCGTGATCACCTTCGGCGGCGGCGTCAACGAGGTCATGCGCGAGCTGGTCTGCATGGGCGGCCTCGGCATGCCCCGCACGGCCCGCTGA
- a CDS encoding bifunctional MaoC family dehydratase N-terminal/OB-fold nucleic acid binding domain-containing protein: MSDDTVTDDRASRILAAADEVKASGGSARRPGRDPINLPMIRNWTEAIGDTNPIYESEEAAVAAGHGGLVAPPAMAQVWTMRGLGKTREADDPLGRMTDILDAEGFTSVVATNCDSTYHRYTRPGEEVTIQSVLVDVVGPKTTGLGEGWFFTTRNYWRVGDEVVAEMDFRILKFRPPAKAAAPAASEDRIVASSGSATDDLVVGKVLRPSVSHDTQFFWDGVAAHELRIQKREDGSLQHPPVPALWKDKSEQTDYVVSSGRGTVYSFVTHHAPRVPGRTKFPFVIALVELEEGVRMLGELRDVDPAEVRIGMEVEVEFLDMPGDESEDAAFGTDPWTLYAWRPAGAPTVDRQMPEVREGAAK; this comes from the coding sequence ATGAGTGACGACACCGTGACCGACGACCGCGCCTCGCGCATCCTCGCCGCGGCCGACGAGGTCAAGGCCTCCGGCGGCAGCGCGCGCCGCCCGGGCCGTGACCCCATCAACCTGCCGATGATCCGCAACTGGACCGAGGCGATCGGCGACACCAACCCGATCTACGAGTCCGAGGAGGCGGCCGTCGCGGCCGGCCACGGCGGGCTCGTCGCGCCGCCCGCGATGGCTCAGGTGTGGACCATGCGCGGGCTCGGCAAGACCCGCGAGGCCGACGACCCGCTGGGCCGCATGACCGACATCCTCGACGCCGAGGGCTTCACCTCGGTCGTCGCGACCAACTGCGACTCGACGTACCACCGGTACACCCGCCCGGGCGAGGAGGTGACCATCCAGTCCGTCCTCGTCGACGTGGTGGGCCCCAAGACCACGGGCCTGGGCGAGGGCTGGTTCTTCACCACCCGCAACTACTGGCGGGTCGGCGACGAGGTCGTGGCCGAGATGGACTTCCGGATCCTCAAGTTCCGCCCGCCGGCCAAGGCCGCCGCCCCCGCCGCGTCGGAGGACCGGATCGTCGCGAGCTCCGGCTCGGCCACCGACGACCTGGTGGTGGGCAAGGTCCTGCGCCCGTCGGTCTCGCACGACACGCAGTTCTTCTGGGACGGGGTCGCCGCCCACGAGCTGCGCATCCAGAAGCGCGAGGACGGCTCGCTGCAGCACCCGCCCGTGCCGGCGCTGTGGAAGGACAAGTCCGAGCAGACCGACTACGTCGTGTCCTCCGGCCGCGGCACCGTGTACAGCTTCGTCACCCACCACGCCCCGCGCGTGCCGGGCCGCACGAAGTTCCCGTTCGTCATCGCGCTGGTGGAGCTGGAGGAGGGCGTGCGCATGCTCGGCGAGCTGCGCGACGTCGACCCGGCCGAGGTCCGCATCGGCATGGAGGTCGAGGTGGAGTTCCTCGACATGCCGGGCGACGAGTCCGAGGACGCGGCCTTCGGCACCGATCCGTGGACGCTGTACGCCTGGCGACCGGCCGGTGCGCCGACCGTCGACCGTCAGATGCCCGAGGTCCGGGAAGGGGCCGCGAAGTGA
- a CDS encoding MaoC family dehydratase: MTDVICPAEPPAVAVGDRLPELTIEGTPTFIVASALATRDFQDVHHDRDLAHAKGSKDIFVNILTDTGLVQRYVTDWAGQRARITSIKLRLGVPWYAYDSLTLTGEVTGIDDDGLVTLKIVGTDSMGAHVTSTATLYMNGDPQ; the protein is encoded by the coding sequence GTGACCGACGTGATCTGCCCCGCCGAGCCGCCCGCCGTGGCGGTGGGGGACCGGCTGCCCGAGCTGACCATCGAGGGCACGCCCACGTTCATCGTGGCCTCCGCCCTGGCGACCCGGGACTTCCAGGACGTCCACCACGACCGCGACCTCGCCCACGCCAAGGGGTCGAAGGACATCTTCGTCAACATCCTCACCGACACCGGTCTCGTGCAGCGGTACGTGACCGACTGGGCGGGCCAGCGGGCCCGCATCACGTCGATCAAGCTGCGCCTCGGCGTGCCCTGGTACGCGTACGACTCCCTGACACTCACGGGTGAGGTCACGGGTATCGACGACGACGGGCTGGTCACGCTGAAGATCGTCGGCACGGACTCGATGGGCGCACACGTCACCTCCACGGCCACCCTCTACATGAACGGAGACCCGCAGTGA
- a CDS encoding lipid-transfer protein, with translation MSSLADKASIVGIGATDFSKDSGRSELRLAAEAVRAAVADAGLQPSDVDGLVSFTMDTNTEVAVARAAGIGSLNFFSRIHYGGGAACATVQQAAMAVATGVAEVVVCYRAFNERSGMRFGQVNSALVHQVNSSGTDNAFSYPHGLSTPAGFVAMVAQRYMHEYGATSEDFGRVAVVDRKHAAVNPAAFFHGKPITLEEHQTSRYIAEPLHLLDCCQESDGGQAIVVTTPERARDLPHTPVSIAAAASGSGPDQYIMTSYYRPELAGLPEMGIVGDQLWNQSGLRPEDMDMAVLYDHFTPYVLMQLEELGFCGRGEAKDFVRESGALEVGGRLPLNTHGGQLGEAYIHGMNGIAEGVRQLRGDSVNQVPGAEKLVVTAGTGVPTSGLVLTV, from the coding sequence GTGAGCTCCCTCGCGGACAAGGCTTCGATCGTCGGGATCGGCGCGACCGATTTCTCCAAGGACTCCGGCCGGTCCGAGCTGCGGCTGGCCGCCGAGGCCGTCCGCGCGGCGGTCGCCGACGCCGGACTGCAGCCGTCGGACGTCGACGGCCTGGTGTCGTTCACGATGGACACCAACACCGAGGTCGCGGTGGCCCGCGCCGCCGGGATCGGCAGCCTCAACTTCTTCTCGCGCATCCACTACGGCGGCGGCGCGGCGTGTGCGACGGTCCAGCAGGCGGCGATGGCCGTGGCGACCGGCGTCGCGGAGGTCGTGGTCTGCTACCGCGCGTTCAACGAGCGCTCGGGGATGCGGTTCGGCCAGGTCAACTCGGCTCTCGTGCACCAGGTGAACTCCTCGGGCACGGACAACGCGTTCTCCTACCCGCACGGCCTGTCCACCCCGGCGGGGTTCGTCGCGATGGTCGCGCAGCGGTACATGCACGAGTACGGCGCCACGAGCGAGGACTTCGGCCGGGTCGCGGTGGTGGACCGCAAGCACGCCGCGGTCAACCCGGCGGCGTTCTTCCACGGCAAACCCATCACGCTGGAGGAGCACCAGACCTCGCGCTACATCGCCGAGCCGCTGCACCTGCTGGACTGCTGCCAGGAGTCGGACGGCGGGCAGGCGATCGTGGTGACCACGCCCGAGCGGGCCCGCGACCTGCCGCACACGCCCGTCTCGATCGCGGCCGCGGCCTCGGGCTCCGGGCCGGACCAGTACATCATGACCTCGTACTACCGCCCCGAGCTCGCCGGGCTGCCCGAGATGGGGATCGTCGGCGACCAGCTGTGGAACCAGTCCGGCCTGCGGCCCGAGGACATGGACATGGCGGTGCTGTACGACCACTTCACCCCATACGTGCTCATGCAGCTCGAGGAGCTCGGCTTCTGCGGGCGCGGCGAGGCCAAGGACTTCGTCCGCGAATCCGGCGCCCTCGAGGTGGGCGGCAGGCTGCCGCTCAACACCCACGGCGGCCAGCTCGGCGAGGCCTACATCCACGGCATGAACGGCATCGCCGAGGGCGTGCGTCAGCTCCGCGGTGACTCGGTCAACCAGGTCCCCGGCGCCGAGAAGCTCGTCGTCACCGCGGGCACCGGCGTGCCCACCTCCGGGTTGGTCCTCACCGTCTGA
- a CDS encoding alpha/beta hydrolase, translating to MSGSRPRHPGPPYDGGLRLPRSTGSGEVPQDGRRSSDREADRPSRRGPVLQGPAEQGTLRSRGLAEALRLFVRPALDRMPATDASLGRLRTLTSGAGRAAALESTNDWSSDGPVPGLWVGRKRFFDSDKVIYHVHGGGFTFGSPWSHKALASRIASETGVPVFLPDYRLAPEHPHPAATEDTIAGWEWLIEMGFPAEDIVVAGDSAGGNLALQLVAYLERTRAPMPAGVVLLSPWIDLDFTDMTERDRTRKDPFLALGLAELCRRQYAPGVDPDDPAISPINYEPSPDWPPFLIQAGGQEIFRGGIERMAENFAEHGVRHEFQLWPDQFHVFQVFHPLVPEARVAVRDIGSFVRGCLRR from the coding sequence ATGAGCGGATCACGGCCCCGACATCCCGGCCCGCCGTACGACGGTGGCCTCCGACTGCCACGCTCGACCGGGTCCGGTGAGGTCCCCCAGGACGGCCGCCGATCGTCCGACCGCGAGGCCGACCGACCGTCCCGACGAGGGCCCGTCCTCCAGGGCCCGGCCGAACAGGGGACGCTGCGCTCGCGGGGCCTCGCCGAGGCGTTGCGCCTGTTCGTGCGCCCCGCCCTGGACCGGATGCCCGCCACCGACGCCTCGCTCGGGCGGCTGCGGACCCTCACCTCGGGAGCGGGCCGTGCCGCCGCGCTGGAGAGCACCAACGACTGGTCGTCGGACGGGCCGGTGCCCGGCCTGTGGGTGGGCCGCAAGAGATTCTTCGACTCCGACAAGGTGATCTACCACGTCCACGGCGGCGGCTTCACGTTCGGATCCCCGTGGTCACACAAGGCGCTCGCGTCCCGGATCGCCAGCGAGACCGGCGTCCCGGTCTTCCTGCCGGACTACCGGCTCGCGCCCGAGCATCCGCACCCGGCGGCCACCGAGGACACCATCGCCGGCTGGGAGTGGCTGATCGAGATGGGGTTCCCCGCCGAGGACATCGTGGTCGCCGGCGACTCCGCGGGCGGCAACCTGGCCCTGCAGTTGGTGGCCTACCTCGAGCGGACGCGGGCGCCGATGCCGGCGGGCGTCGTGCTGCTCTCCCCCTGGATCGATCTGGACTTCACGGACATGACGGAGCGGGACCGGACACGGAAGGACCCGTTCCTCGCCCTGGGGCTCGCCGAACTGTGCCGACGCCAGTACGCGCCCGGCGTGGACCCGGACGATCCGGCCATCTCGCCGATCAACTACGAGCCGTCGCCGGACTGGCCGCCGTTCCTCATCCAGGCCGGCGGCCAGGAGATCTTCCGGGGCGGGATCGAGCGGATGGCGGAGAACTTCGCCGAACACGGCGTGCGCCACGAGTTCCAGCTGTGGCCGGACCAGTTCCACGTGTTCCAGGTGTTCCACCCGCTCGTCCCGGAGGCGCGGGTCGCGGTCCGCGACATCGGGTCGTTCGTCCGCGGATGCCTGCGCCGCTGA
- a CDS encoding AMP-binding protein produces MTDAVADQSTDPLAGTNPDMNEAAVFEAVVDKIPDNLLLTMDGVDYTYRQIDELANRMGHLLKAHGAEPLSHVALYMKNSAEHMAAIVASMKIRVAGINVNYRYTPAELVYLFNDSQSVAVMVDAEFAETMAAAVPQLTSTRTVLAVGGAPQVLADACAAAGLTMVDVDAELPEQSAERGFEPARGDDHWIVYTGGTTGFPKGVQWKMSDYYYACLSGGNPYGDKRHSPQEVADNVSPEGGFRIVISAPLMHGAGLFTLLTFVNMGGHLVLFRDFDAEVIVDATAEYKAQMLMFVGDGMAVPITDALLEARKSKDFSSMFMVASGGGIWSKTSRDRLHEEFPNVIIRDNFGASETGNDGELNLNEDGEMILAPSPRLGLIDESNKPIAPGSDVIGYIVRRGHVPLGYWNDPEKTAKTFPVVDGQRVAVLGDMGQIREDGSIVFLGRGSGCINTGGEKVFPEEVEQALKAHPAVHDALVAGAPDPRFGQKVAAVVSFREGKSAEPEELSAFLRESLANYKVPKVIVDVPEIRRSPAGKADYKWAKEQISTK; encoded by the coding sequence ATGACCGACGCAGTTGCCGATCAGTCCACCGATCCCCTCGCCGGAACCAACCCGGACATGAACGAAGCCGCCGTGTTCGAGGCCGTTGTCGACAAGATCCCGGACAACCTGCTGCTCACCATGGACGGTGTCGACTACACGTACCGGCAGATCGACGAGCTCGCCAACCGGATGGGCCACCTCCTCAAGGCCCACGGCGCGGAGCCGCTCAGTCACGTCGCGCTCTACATGAAGAACAGCGCCGAGCACATGGCCGCCATCGTGGCGTCCATGAAGATCCGCGTGGCCGGGATCAACGTCAACTACCGTTACACCCCGGCCGAGCTCGTCTACCTGTTCAACGACTCGCAGTCGGTCGCCGTGATGGTCGACGCCGAGTTCGCCGAGACGATGGCCGCCGCCGTGCCGCAGCTGACCAGCACTCGCACGGTTCTCGCCGTCGGCGGGGCGCCGCAGGTCCTCGCGGACGCGTGTGCGGCCGCCGGTCTCACCATGGTCGACGTCGACGCCGAGCTGCCGGAGCAATCGGCGGAGCGCGGGTTCGAGCCGGCCCGCGGTGACGACCACTGGATCGTCTACACCGGCGGCACGACCGGGTTCCCCAAGGGCGTCCAGTGGAAGATGTCGGACTACTACTACGCGTGCCTGTCCGGCGGTAACCCCTATGGCGACAAGCGGCACAGCCCGCAGGAGGTCGCGGACAACGTGTCGCCCGAGGGCGGCTTCCGCATCGTCATCTCGGCTCCGCTCATGCACGGCGCCGGACTGTTCACGCTGCTGACCTTCGTCAACATGGGTGGTCACCTGGTGCTGTTCCGCGACTTCGACGCGGAGGTCATCGTGGACGCCACCGCGGAGTACAAGGCGCAGATGCTGATGTTCGTCGGCGACGGCATGGCCGTGCCGATCACCGACGCCCTGCTGGAGGCCAGGAAGAGCAAGGACTTCAGCTCGATGTTCATGGTCGCCTCCGGCGGTGGCATCTGGTCCAAGACCTCGCGTGACCGGCTGCACGAGGAGTTCCCGAACGTCATCATCCGCGACAACTTCGGTGCCTCGGAGACCGGTAACGACGGCGAGCTGAACCTCAACGAGGACGGCGAGATGATCCTGGCGCCGAGCCCGCGCCTCGGTCTGATCGACGAGTCCAACAAGCCGATCGCCCCCGGATCCGACGTGATCGGCTACATCGTGCGCCGCGGTCACGTCCCGCTCGGCTACTGGAACGACCCGGAGAAGACCGCCAAGACCTTCCCCGTGGTCGACGGTCAGCGGGTCGCGGTGCTCGGCGACATGGGCCAGATCCGCGAGGACGGTTCCATCGTGTTCCTGGGCCGCGGCTCGGGCTGCATCAACACCGGTGGCGAGAAGGTCTTCCCCGAGGAGGTCGAGCAGGCGCTCAAGGCCCACCCTGCCGTGCACGATGCGCTGGTCGCCGGCGCCCCCGACCCGCGCTTCGGCCAGAAGGTCGCCGCGGTCGTGTCGTTCCGCGAGGGCAAGTCGGCCGAGCCGGAGGAACTCTCCGCGTTCCTGCGTGAGTCCCTGGCCAACTACAAGGTGCCCAAGGTGATCGTCGACGTCCCCGAGATCCGCCGCTCGCCCGCGGGCAAGGCCGACTACAAGTGGGCCAAGGAGCAGATCTCCACGAAGTAG
- a CDS encoding maltokinase N-terminal cap-like domain-containing protein: protein MSIAPVDDATLARLLTDWLPEQRWFAGKGLELSGVRVTRRAMMLDDPEVLVEHLLVDLEVDGRPQRYQVPIATAPELPGDRRAFPLTPEGASPVVYDGLRDPRGTESLLRHLGEQAEVGGLRFRLVADAPVPEPTWGRLLEGEQSNSSLVFGDDLMVKLFRLVQPGVNPDVELHAALADRDCPAVAALRGWVELDDGEVGDLGGGPTTLAMAQEFMAGAADGWAMATASVRDLFAEADLLAEEVGTDFADEASRLGAAVAQVHEDLAAATGVTTRDGTDLVASMRARLDAAVAEVPALAEYADAARAVFDEVAGSGPVPVHRIHGDLHLGQTLRAPDRWIVIDFEGEPSAPLAERRVPDSPARDVAGILRSLDYAAQHTLVGVEDRQLRFRAREWRDRNVDAFCSGYAEVSDSDPRDTGALLRAYTLDKALYEVVYESRNRPGWVPVPMGAVERILSAG from the coding sequence GTGAGTATCGCCCCCGTCGACGACGCCACCCTGGCCCGACTGCTCACGGACTGGCTGCCCGAACAGCGCTGGTTCGCCGGCAAGGGACTCGAGCTCAGCGGCGTGCGGGTCACCCGACGCGCGATGATGCTGGACGACCCGGAGGTCCTGGTCGAGCACCTGCTCGTGGACCTCGAGGTGGACGGTCGACCCCAGCGCTACCAGGTGCCCATCGCCACCGCGCCGGAGCTGCCGGGCGACCGGCGCGCGTTCCCGCTGACCCCCGAGGGCGCCTCCCCCGTCGTCTACGACGGGCTGCGTGACCCGCGCGGCACCGAGTCGCTGCTGCGACACCTGGGCGAGCAGGCCGAGGTCGGGGGCCTGCGGTTCCGCCTCGTCGCCGACGCGCCCGTCCCCGAACCCACGTGGGGGCGGCTGCTCGAGGGCGAGCAGTCCAACTCCTCCCTGGTGTTCGGGGACGACCTCATGGTCAAGCTGTTCCGCCTCGTCCAGCCGGGCGTCAACCCGGACGTGGAGCTCCACGCCGCGCTGGCCGACCGGGACTGCCCGGCCGTGGCGGCGCTGCGGGGCTGGGTGGAACTGGACGACGGCGAGGTTGGCGACCTCGGGGGCGGGCCCACGACCCTGGCCATGGCTCAGGAGTTCATGGCGGGCGCGGCCGACGGGTGGGCGATGGCCACGGCGAGCGTCCGCGATCTCTTCGCCGAGGCCGACCTGTTGGCCGAGGAGGTGGGCACCGATTTCGCCGACGAGGCCTCCCGGCTCGGCGCGGCCGTGGCTCAGGTGCACGAGGACCTCGCGGCCGCGACCGGGGTGACCACGCGCGACGGGACCGACCTGGTGGCGTCGATGCGGGCGCGGCTGGACGCGGCGGTCGCCGAGGTGCCGGCGCTGGCGGAGTACGCGGACGCCGCACGCGCGGTGTTCGACGAGGTCGCCGGCTCCGGGCCGGTGCCCGTCCACCGCATCCACGGCGACCTGCACCTCGGGCAGACCCTGCGGGCGCCGGACCGCTGGATCGTCATCGACTTCGAGGGCGAGCCGTCCGCGCCCCTCGCCGAGCGCCGGGTGCCGGACTCGCCCGCGCGCGATGTGGCGGGCATCCTGCGCAGTCTCGACTACGCGGCCCAGCACACGCTCGTCGGCGTGGAGGACCGGCAGCTGCGTTTCCGGGCCCGCGAGTGGCGTGACCGCAACGTCGACGCCTTCTGCTCGGGGTACGCCGAGGTCAGCGACTCCGATCCCCGCGACACCGGGGCTCTGCTGCGGGCGTACACGCTGGACAAGGCCTTGTACGAGGTGGTCTACGAGTCACGGAACCGGCCTGGGTGGGTCCCGGTGCCGATGGGCGCGGTGGAGCGGATCCTCTCCGCCGGCTGA